GTCGCTGCGCTTGACGATCGCCAACACCAGCGCGAGAGCGGCGTGGCAGTACTCGACGATGCCGCCGGTGTAACCGCCGTCGGCGCAGACCAGGGCCAGCCGGTGGTGCGCGTCGGCCGCCCGTCGCAGCAGGACTTGAGCGGCGGCTCGGTCGCCGGTGTCCGCCGCGGTGACCATCAGCCCCAGCAGCAGGCCGAGCGTGTCGACCACGGCATGCCGCTTGCGCCCGTTGATCAGCTTTCCGCCGTCGAAGCCGCGGCTGTCCGACCCGACGACGGCATCCGCCTTGACCGACTGCGAGTCGATCACCCCGGCTGCCGACTCGGCATCCCGGCCCAGCCTCTTGCGGACCTGGCTGCGCAGCCGGTCGTGGAACTCCCTGACCAGCACGTGGTCGCGCCAGCGGCGGAAGAACGCATACACCCTTTCCCACGGCGGGAAGTCGGCTGGCATCGCCCGCCACTTGATGCCATTGTCCACCAGGTAGTGCATCGCATCCAGCATCGCGCGGTGGCAGTACGCCTCCGGCCGGCCGCCCCGGGCCGCGCAGCCAGCCCGGCACCGGCAGCAGCGGCCGGACCACGGCCCATTCCCCGTCCGTCAGGTCCGTCGGGTAGCGCGGCTGCCGGAACCCGTTGTCCGCAGCGTTTCCGAACCGGTGAGCCAGA
This genomic interval from Streptomyces sp. NBC_00557 contains the following:
- a CDS encoding IS5 family transposase: MHYLVDNGIKWRAMPADFPPWERVYAFFRRWRDHVLVREFHDRLRSQVRKRLGRDAESAAGVIDSQSVKADAVVGSDSRGFDGGKLINGRKRHAVVDTLGLLLGLMVTAADTGDRAAAQVLLRRAADAHHRLALVCADGGYTGGIVEYCHAALALVLAIVKRSDDMRGFVVLPKRWIVERSFAHLIGTRQARDFERRTPSAEAMVYWSITMLMTRRLARLRLARA